Proteins from a genomic interval of Amycolatopsis sp. cg13:
- a CDS encoding LysR family transcriptional regulator codes for MLNPWRLRLLSRLAVLGTVRAVAQDVNLSASTVSHQLAVLETETRTRLLERTGRRVRLTPAGEKLARQARAILDHLDAVEAELRGDEPAGLVRIGAFQSAIHTFAVPAATRLAQAYPRLETEVAEREPHESVPALRAGDSDVVITTTDFADLPLGPDLEIIRLATDPIVLVTALDRPEPRGPAVLADYASEPWALDIPPSYMANLTLRLCRESGFEPRVVCRFSNYLMTLQHVEAGLSIALLPGLAVDPRYRVATKPLATPVTRTIVAVTRRGSPRRAAVNAVLDALRQPVELPAAVEQA; via the coding sequence ATGCTGAACCCGTGGCGGCTGCGCCTCCTGAGTCGCCTTGCCGTGCTCGGCACCGTTCGCGCGGTCGCGCAGGACGTGAATCTCAGCGCCTCCACGGTGTCGCATCAGCTCGCGGTGCTGGAAACCGAAACGCGCACCCGGCTGCTGGAACGCACTGGCCGGCGCGTCCGGCTGACGCCCGCCGGGGAGAAACTGGCCCGGCAGGCGCGCGCGATCCTCGACCACCTCGACGCGGTCGAGGCCGAACTGCGCGGCGACGAACCGGCCGGGCTGGTGCGGATCGGCGCGTTCCAGAGCGCGATCCACACCTTCGCCGTGCCCGCCGCGACCCGGCTCGCGCAGGCCTATCCGCGGCTGGAAACCGAAGTGGCGGAACGGGAACCGCACGAAAGCGTGCCCGCGCTCCGGGCCGGCGACAGCGACGTCGTCATCACCACCACCGATTTCGCCGACCTGCCGCTCGGTCCCGACCTGGAGATCATCCGGCTGGCGACCGACCCGATCGTGCTGGTCACCGCGCTCGACCGGCCGGAGCCGCGCGGTCCCGCCGTGCTCGCGGACTACGCGAGCGAACCGTGGGCGCTCGACATTCCCCCGTCCTACATGGCGAATCTGACGCTGCGGCTCTGTCGCGAATCGGGGTTCGAGCCGCGGGTGGTGTGCCGGTTCAGCAATTACCTGATGACGTTGCAGCACGTCGAGGCCGGGCTGTCGATCGCGTTGCTGCCCGGGCTGGCGGTGGACCCGCGGTACCGGGTCGCGACGAAACCGCTGGCGACGCCGGTGACGCGCACGATCGTCGCGGTCACCCGGCGAGGTTCGCCGCGCCGGGCGGCGGTGAACGCGGTGCTGGACGCGCTGCGGCAACCGGTCGAGCTTCCGGCGGCGGTGGAGCAAGCTTAA